The following proteins are encoded in a genomic region of Salvia miltiorrhiza cultivar Shanhuang (shh) unplaced genomic scaffold, IMPLAD_Smil_shh fragScaff_scaffold_19_1, whole genome shotgun sequence:
- the LOC131002779 gene encoding probable polygalacturonase At3g15720: MRNSFNLLTFFLVCYPVVTASTLVFNVIDYGAVGNGLADDTNAFAKAWEETCASSSSPTMKVPSDSTFLVQPLRFIGPCKSRSLTLQIDGNLVAPAHPSTWKCDANLCHQWLYFHRVDGLTLRGRGTIDGRGHKWWQNKHLNRPTVMEISNADNVRVGGGLRFKDSPMMHIVLNGIQSVFVSDVTVEAPAKSPNTDGIHVQDSTNAQIHNCTIGTGDDCIAIVNGASNVRISNIVCGPGHGISIGSLGKNGAEDKVEDVRVSDVVFLGTTNGARIKTWQGGRGYARDIHFERFSFHDTTNPIIIDQFYCDHRHCTTSKSGVEISNVSYRMMVGSSRRERAVVMRCSEAVPCRDIVVADLHIVTAKDTAATCDCANVYGRAQGHLLPKISCLEQI, translated from the exons ATGAGAAACTCATTCAACTTGTTAactttttttcttgtttgttaTCCAGTCGTAACAGCTTCGACACTAGTCTTCAACGTTATTGATTATGGAGCAGTTGGCAATGGACTAGCAGATGATACAAAT GCTTTTGCAAAAGCATGGGAAGAAACATGCGCATCTTCTTCGTCTCCGACCATGAAAGTTCCTTCAGACAGCACATTCTTGGTTCAGCCGCTGCGCTTCATCGGCCCTTGCAAATCACGCTCTCTCACCCTCCAGATAGACGGGAATCTGGTGGCGCCTGCTCATCCTTCAACCTGGAAATGCGATGCCAATCTCTGTCACCAATGGCTCTACTTTCACCGTGTCGACGGCCTAACGCTGCGCGGCCGTGGAACAATCGACGGCCGCGGCCACAAATGGTGGCAGAATAAA CACCTCAACAGACCAACT gttATGGAGATCTCGAACGCGGACAATGTCCGCGTGGGAGGTGGGCTGAGATTTAAGGACAGCCCTATGATGCACATCGTGCTCAACGGAATACAGTCGGTTTTCGTCTCCGACGTCACCGTAGAAGCTCCGGCGAAAAGTCCCAACACCGATGGAATTCATGTTCAAGACTCTACAAATGCTCAGATTCATAATTGCACAATTGGGACAG GGGATGATTGCATTGCAATAGTTAATGGGGCCTCGAATGTAAGGATTAGCAACATCGTATGTGGACCAGGCCATGGAATAAG CATCGGAAGCTTAGGCAAGAATGGAGCAGAAGACAAAGTCGAAGATGTTAGGGTGAGCGACGTCGTTTTTCTAGGTACCACCAACGGTGCAAGGATCAAGACATGGCAG GGAGGTAGAGGGTATGCTAGAGACATACATTTCGAGAGATTTTCGTTCCACGACACGACTAATCCGATCATCATCGACCAATTCTACTGCGATCATCGCCACTGCACAACTAGC AAATCTGGTGTGGAGATCAGCAACGTGAGTTACAGAATGATGGTCGGAAGTTCGAGGAGGGAAAGAGCGGTGGTGATGAGGTGTAGCGAGGCTGTGCCGTGCAGGGATATCGTGGTGGCGGACTTGCACATTGTCACGGCCAAGGACACGGCGGCCACCTGCGACTGCGCCAACGTCTACGGAAGAGCTCAAGGCCATCTGCTTCCTAAAATTTCATGTTTGGAGCAGATATAA